A window of Daucus carota subsp. sativus chromosome 2, DH1 v3.0, whole genome shotgun sequence genomic DNA:
taatcaccttaagttacgtgcaaaaagtcaaagtgacaagtaaaaaaGGACGGAGGTAGGGGTGTTAACGAAACGAATTCGAAACGAATATtatagtttttgtatttgtattcggtttaaatatacatattcggATTTGTATTCGTTTATTATCCGAATAGTTATTTGTATTCGTATTCGTATTCGGTTAAGTTCACGAACTATTCATATTCGTTTAAGACActcatttaaaagaaaataaaaaaaataactaaactgCTGACACGTGACAAAAGTTATAAACTCCCATACTTCACCAATTCAAGCAAACTATAAAAaagtcatccaactcaaataatataaaattcaaattactgATTGAACAAACCTGGATAAACCAGAAGGTGTGacattttgtttctgatttgTCGGTCTGTGCCTATAACTAGAAGAGCTCCCCTTACCAGTACataatcttattaaataaaaatataatatttttctatataatataaaatatatatatatatatatatatataatttaatttccgaataattaagcgaatagcgaatacgaatatttatctattcgaatttgtattcgttaacaaaccgaatattttttaagatttgaattcgtatttgtatttgttaacaAACGAATACGAATAATGTTAAACGAATTCGaataccgaatatttcattaaatattcgttTCGTTAACAGCCCTAGACGGAGGTAGTACTGTAGAAAGTCAACACCATAAATATGGGCATACATGGAAAAACAAACAATCATTTAATACTCTTTaatactctctctgtttttttatatgacgctttgatttttggcacacacttttaagtgctttgaccgggcagtcaaaaatattattttttgaattttctttttttgaataaaaattttgattatatattattattcagaaaaagaaaatttaaaaaataatatttttaactccCCGGTCAAAgtacttaaaagtgtgtgtcaaaagtcaaagcgtcgtataaaaaaaaaacagaaggagtatgtgtgaaatgagcaaaagaCCCATTTAAactgggatggagggagtataacacatgaaaaacatattaaaatagttttaaaagtataatttaattgattaagtATTTCAATGGATATCTGGTTATCTCGCTAAATATCACttctaattcatttttattgaaaaattgaTGGTAATGTCGTGTTTAGATGAATATTTTTTCTCATTTTCAAATTCATAAgtcttaattaatttatttatttgtattttcctGTGTcacaataaattttataaacaatttttttagcTTATAAATGAGAATTtaagatattaattttttaattagatatGCTAAATTATTTTGACTTTCACagctaattttatatatacatatatgatcaCAATTTGATAGTTAattgtaataaattataatataattttttttattatgttgtCGCTGTGTTAAATgtcttttttattataaaattgtatCGCCAAATTCTCGCATATATCTGTTTTAAATTACTCTTTCATTagtataaaataatttgaaagatttttaaaaaattacatagtTTAAAAATTTACTTGTTCGAGTTATACAAATCTGTATCTactttttcaataaattaattaaacactaaTTGATATTATCACTTATCTTTTTTCTTGTTATTTCATGATATTTCTGGATTTTGTGCCCAATTCAAATGTGGAATTCTCTAAAAACGGATGAAAATAGTGATTTAtagaaaatttgattttacttataaattttaatattaattaatttttttctgagatataacaaattaaaatatatctaaaaaaacaTATGACAAAGAAATAGCCAGGATATCcgtccaaaaaaaaaagaagccaggatattctaaaaagaaaaattcatatatatgcTTCCCAAAGTCTATTtccaatcatcaatatacttatataaaggagaagcgaggggcgtgtaggtggcgcctctcagatagctccgttctatttttctaattttctagaatttttagatgaaaaatatcaaaaattaaaactaacttttttagtttccgttatattagaagcaagtttcagattctaattttgttttagattatttatggaatatagtagcttcaaagttttaatctgattttgtttcagattatttaattatgggaaatagtAGCACACAACTTTCTATTCttctaattttcttgaatttttggatgactccgttctatttttctaattttctggaatatttggatgaaaaatatcaaaaattagaactaaccttttttgttttaattatattagaagcaagtttcagattctgattttgttttagattatttatggaatatagtatcttcaaagttttaatctgattttgtttcagattatttaattatgggaaatagtAGCACACAACTTTCTATTCttctaattttcttgaatttttggatgaaaaatatcaaaaattagaactaccttttatagtttcgaatatattagaagcaagtttcagattctgattttattttagattatttatggaatatagtaaattcaaagttttaatctgattttgtttcagattatttaattatgggaaagagtagcacacaagtctgtctgcacttataaataccctaataggttgtagggttttggatcatctaaacacaattctcttgctcgatctcttactcggtggtgccgtttttCTGcaatgatatatgtttgttggttatttttttataatatttgcaggaaaatattatttatgcaaCACTTCGACAATATATGTTTGCTCGGTTAAAGCACCTTTTACTTgtaggctgtttatacagtattaaaaaaattaaaagttgttgcaagcaaaggtagttatagaccgctatgtgggagtcgacaaatccaaacacgggagaagaatatagtcttgacatgatattgatggatgatatcaataaattaactattattgatgtatgtttgtcggttattcttttataatatttgttttgctcattggacatgtttgttatcaatttttatatgatttacacatgaaaaaattattcgtGCATTAGCTGTTTGCtctgttcaagcaacttttaagtgaaggttgtgtttatacagtattaaaaaataaagattgttacaagtaagggtagttatagacggCTATCTcatggatttaagttagatgtttttgtgcacaatcaatcttAAAAAAATCGGGGGAGGGTGACAatataagaacatgattacttttcacaaaaaaaaacacaaataaaattaagattcgtcgtgctttaaattgttaattacgtgtaaaaaattattttcattttttcaccatgaattatagtccaattttcaaattttatatatcaatattggtattacatcaagatttttataatataaatttattttatcctacaaatattaattttgaattattaatatactttttataaacagccacaaaattattttaccctacaaatattaatattaaatcattaatataatttttataggccgccgcaaagcgcggcttctcaactattAAACAATAGATTAAAAAATCCAGCAGATCtctgacaaaaaataaaaaatccaaaTCAATAATCTAATAGTTTACTCGTTTAAGACATAAAGCTTCTTTTATTAAGCATCATCCAATAAGCACTTGTTCCTCGTACATACGTGCGCACATATGTCCCCACACGAGCGCCGTAGTCTAAAACCAAACTAAAGCAACCCGACTGTTGATCTTCCCATGACTCGTTCTTCAAGAAACACCACTTTTTCTATTAACCTTATTTCCTTGTCAGCAGGtggttttgtaatataattattgttataatttatcTGGCACTTGTAATAAAACTCACTACAGCTCTTCTTCGTAGAGCTTTGCTCTGTCTCTCGGTGCTTCTGCTCTTACCAGGGCACTAGCAAGATAAATAAGGAAAGTAagttttttctatttttgtaCACATATTTTTTTTGGCCTTAAATTTCCTTGATGTTCTTGATATTTTGATGAACGTGTGTGATTTGCATGATCATTGTGGGGGTTCTTGAATCTTGATGTGGGCTGGTTGTGATTTTTAAAGTGTGGGTTTTGTGTTGTGGTTTAATGGGGTGGTGTTAATTGTGTTTCTTGATGATCTTGTTTGAGAAGGTTGGAAATTCAAGGGTTAATGTAATGTGGGTTGGAGGGCTAAAGGGTTTATGAATTCTTGATTCTGGGGTTTTGGTGCATGAATTTTTTTCCCAAGATGAGTATTTAATTTGatcatttttttaacatgaATCTTCAGTTATTTGATAGCATGTTTGTTCTTGATCATCTAGCCGTGTTTTCGTAAACTTTAAGTAGGGGATTTGGATCGGGGACTGAAGATTCATACCCATGACCTAGTTTGTCGGGGGTGGGATGAGAGTGGTGAGACTGTCCCGGAGTTTTACCTTTGATTGTTACCTGTGATGTTTTGTTAAATGATGATAAGCTGGAACCTTTCACAGAAAATCAAATATTTCTTGGTCTATATGGTTTTTGTATGATGACATATACTTGGCAAATTAATTTGGTAGGAATGTTATCATATTCAAGCAagttcttataaaaaaaaataataaattcgcaAGCAAGTATATGTTTGGTTCATGTAACAGAAGATTGCAATGTTCTGGATAAGTTGGGTAAAGACCAAAGAGCTTATATTGATCACTGTAACTATGTCATTTTCCAATTAGCATGTCACTCAGCAATCAGCATATGCAGTGCTTGCCAATATTGATCATGGCACGAAGAcagaattatatattataatccaTATTCCTACCATTCATAAaccaacaatatttttttagagTGAAAGTACTAAACAACTTATACTCTCTTggctttattttttttggtcatGGTTACAAAACTTTATATACTAATACATGCACATGAAATATCTGCTTGTTACTATATTATCTAATTGTTCCTTGCagtaatatataattgagtCGTTATAATTTTTTCCGACATCATTATTTCTAGGAGATTGTAGCTCCAAGCTTCAATGGGTCATGACCAGGAAGAGCAAGTTGTAACGACGGGGTTCGTGACCGGCATTAAGTTTGATATTTTGACTGAGAAAGATGCAGTAAGTATTCTGTTACATACTTGTTAATTTTCGTGAATTAATTGAGGACAGAACAAAACCCTAAGAAGCAGTAGGGAGGCAGTGGGAAGAAAGACTTACTATGGTTATGTCTTTGTTTATTTCCTTTCCTCTGTATTGATCCTTATGCTCTCCGAATGCCTTCTATTGTAACAAATCCTATAATGAAGATAGATGATGTAGTTAGTAGTTTTCTTTATGTGGATTGACTTTAGAAAAGTTTTTGAACAATAAAGCCTTAATGATATCAATAATATAGATATGGTTGTATAGTGGTATGTCTATGTGCTTCTcaatttcctttcctttgtatTGACAGTATGATCTTTGACAGATGCTGTAGTTGGTAGTTTTTCATTAAGATGGTagaattctataattttttcagtggttacatataattttttttttataatataagtgATTATTTGCCAATGTTATCATAACGGAAGGAAATAGCAGATGAGCCTTTGCACTAGGCTATCCCTGAATCTTtgaattttgttaatttaaatgcTAGGAGATATGATAAGGGTTTTGTTGCTGGGATTAAATTACTCTTGCAATCTGGAGGGTTAGCTAAAGTGAACATAGTGCCCGTCCTTGCAGGTTTCTATATACAAAAGTTCCAAACAAAAAGACAAGTTTTGAATTATCTTTTTCCTACCCGCACTAGTTTTTTTTTCCGAGTCGTTTTAGTTTATTGTGCTCTATAATTGCTGCTGTCAATGGGTCTTCTTCCTTGTATGATGCAACATTTTGTGGACAATTACATGAACCTATACTAATCAAAGTTATTTCTTGCATTCTTTATTTCGACTCAATAATATCCAGGAGATGATATCTGTGAAAGAAATTGAAGTACCCAATGACGTGGTACATCCAATGCTTGGACTTCCTAATCAAACTTCTTCTCAGTGTCTAACATGCGAGGCCGAAGATGTAAAAACCTGTGAAGGTACTGGTAGCAAATTATGTTTTACAATAAGGCATGGTCCTTCACATCATAATTGAATTCTGTTGTGATTTTGTGTaccatttataaaaatttgcaGGTCACTTTGGGTTGATTAATCTTCCGTACACAATTCTCCACCCATACTTGATTTCAGATGTGGcaaagattttaaataaaatctgtGTAGGATGTAAATCTGAACGGAGTAGGGCCAAGGTCAGGTACTACTCCCTTTTTGTGTTAACTTGAGCAAAACTGTATTTGTCTAGGTCTGTATGCCCCCTCACAATCCTCAGTGTTTTAATTAAGCAATGCTTTCataaaatcaattaacttatttttCTACTAGCTTTAGTAACAATGATATTAATTTCGGGCTGTAATATATAGTTCCATTTACAATTTGATCATGCCGCATAACATTCTTTGCCTTTTTCCCACTTTGGGTATCTGTCCTCATAACTATGGACACGGGACggttgatattattttatatcagCTGCATCAACACTCAAAAGTGTGGTGTTTGTCTCTTTTATTTAACATAGGAAAGGAAGCACTTCTCTCACAAAAAATGTACCTACTCAGATGCtttccttttttgttttttcctttttttataATTCACAGAACCTCGTACCTGTATGATAATGCTATTAGATTGGATCATACTGTATGAATCGGCAAAAATATGACTAAATAACaatatttcatgaatgaaatgCGCTGAAAAATAAGCTTAACTTCATACTGACACTAGTGATGAGTCCTGAGACTCATGACCTTACGAGGAATAAATAATTCTGTTTTAATAGATATCAATGACAAAGTTCTAGAGACATACTTCAACACTATTTGCAAGTGTAGTAAAGCCTTCTTCTTTTACAcctgattatatatatgtaaacatCGAAGGGCCATCTAAGAAATTCGGGTTTTAGAAAGGTGTAGTGTAGATTTTGGCAAACCACTGTTGTTATATGTCAAATTTTATGAGACAATTTCAAAACAATTATTGCGTTGATAGGTACCAGaatgacttaatttatttttcatcagTTATATTAGCATCTCCTATTGTGAATTGAGATATTGCATATATTTGTTTCTagagtttgatgactctgaTCCTTTATTACATGTGTTTAGCAGAGTGCTGACTCATCATCAACTCATAAGAAGCCAACTCATAAGAAGCGTGAGCGTTGCAAATATTGTGATGTAAGTTGTAGCCTTGTAAGCTTGTAGGTTGTAGCTATGTTTTGCACTTTTCCATGTATCTGTGATTTTATGATGGAATGCTATATCCAATAACAGGGACTCAGGAAAGATGAATATCCGAGAACAATTTTCAAAGTTTCGAGCAAAGAAGTATTTGGAAGAACAGCCATCTTTGCAAAAATAAATGATCGAGTGTTCTCTAGGATTGAAACCTTAGCTTCTGATTATTGGAATTTCCTTGCAGAAGATACACAACAAGCAGGAAATGCATTAAAACCTAATGAACGAGTTCTATCACATCTCCAGGTTTTTCTTCTTCTGGTGCTCCTACTGTTGCTGCTTGCTAATACTACTAATTTTATATCTCTCATTATACAGATGTTTAAAAGTGTTTACTGTTTTACATTCTCATATTATGGCTTTGAGTctctatattttaatatttaggtGCATGAATTGCTGAAGGAAGTTGATCCAAAGATTGTGAAAGAGTTTGTGAAAGACAAAAAAGATTTGATCTTTATGAACAATTTTCCTGTAACTCCTAATTCCCATCGCGTAAATGAATTCGGAGGACAAGTTAGATTTGTGAGTAAATCTGTTATTTTTGTGaacaaaattttagaattttaatattttactattGCTTGACTGGTTCAATGTATCAGGATGAACTCACTAGGTGTTACAGAAAGCTGGCAAATTTTGAAGGTTCAGCTAATGAGTTGAGTACTCGTGTCCTAGACTGCTTCAAAATGTGCAAGGCAAGTAATATATCATACTTCATTTTATGCTTACTGTTTATATCAGTCTTAGATAATACAGTCACTCACTTTTGCCTTAATAAAATTTGCATTTCAGCTACGATCAGAAAAAGTGTCAACCAAAATGTTTAATCAAAATGAGGAAGCTGCCCCAAATTTATCTGGTCTGAGGTTCATCAAAGAACTTATTTTGGGAAAACGATCTGATCATACTTTCCGCATGGTCGTTGTGGGTGATCCCAGAATAAAAGTGGATGAAATCGGTGTCCCTTCCCATATTGCAGACTCAATGCAAATATCCGAGCAGCTGAATTCACTAAATTGGGAAAGTCTGGGTTTAAAGATTTTGAGGAAAAGGGACACATATATTCGTCGAGATGGTAGGCTGGCTCGGGTCACAATAAAAGATGATAAGTTGCGGATTGGGGACACTGTACACAGACCTCTCCGTGATAGAGATATTGTTCTGATCAATAGGCCACCATCTATTCATTCTCATTCACTAATTGCGCTATCTGTTAAAATTCTTCCGACAAATTCCATCCTCTCTCTCAATCCATTAATTTGCTCCCCTTTTCGTGGGGATTTTGATGGTGACTGCTATCATGGTTTTATTCCACAATCTGTCGACTCCAGAGTAGAGCTCCAGGAGCTGGTTGCTTTGAACAAGCAGTTAACTAATATTCAAAATGGTCTAAATCTTATATCACTAACACAAGATAGTTTAACTGCCGCTCAGTTGGTTATTGAGGATGGAGTGCTTTTGAACCGTTCTCAAATGCAGCAGCTGCAAATGTTTTGTCCAAGATCTTGTCAGCTGCAGGCTCCAGCCATTGTCAAGGCATCTTCACGTAAGAATTGTTTGAAAGCTGCTTCTTCAGATACCTTCCTGTGGACAGGCAAACAGTTATTCAGCCTGCTCCTTCCTCAAGATTTTTCTTATGATTGTCCTTCAAGCGCTGTTAAGATAATGAAAGGGGAACTTATATCTTCCAAAACTGCATCTTCTTGGCTACGTGATACCAAGGGAAACCTTCTCTATAGCCTTATAAGCCACTGTCAGGGGGAGTTTCTTGACTTCCTACATGCTGCTCAGGGAGTTTTAAGCGAATGGTTGTTTATGCGGGGACTAAGTGTTTCACTGGCTGACATGTACCTCTCTTCTGATTCACACTGCCGGAAGAATATGATTGATGAAGTTTCATGTGGTTTGCGGGAGGCTGAGCTGATatcatctgtaaaattattgaTGGTGGATTCGaatctggattttcttgttggAAGCCTTGAAGAAAGTGAAACTGCTATGGATTTTGGAGCTAAGCACATGTTCTGTGACCGACAGAAGTCACCTGCTCTCATTCAAGTATCTGTTTCTGcattcaagcaggtttttagtAAAATTCAGAACTTATTTTACCAATATGCGAGTGAAGACAATTCTTTTTTAGCCATGATAAAGGCTGGAAGCAAGAAGAGTAACCTTACTAAGGCTGTCCAGCATGCAATGTGCCTTGGTTTGCAGCATTCATTGGTTTCACTTTCTTTTAGAATTCCCCAGGAACTTTCTTGTGAGGCATGGAATAGTCAGAAGGAAGAGGAATCAATAGATCCAAAAGATGATCATTCGAAAATTTCCAAGTCATACATTCCTTATGCAGTGGTGCAAAGTTCTTTCCTCTCGGGATTGAACCCATTGGAGAGTTTCGTTCACTCATTGACAACACGAGATGCTTCTTTTGGTGGTCACGCAGATATATCTGGTACATTGACTCGAAGGATAATGTTTTTCATGCGTGACTTGTGCATGGGGTATGACGGGACAGTGAGAAGTGCCTATGGCAACCAAGTTGttcaattttcatattataataacCCCACTTCTTCAAAAAATAGTCCGGAGGAGAAGCTGACAGATGGTGCCTGCACAATGGGTGGCCAACCTGTTGGTTCCTGGGCTGCTTGCGCAATATCTGAAGCCGCATATAGTGCTCTGGACCTACCGATCAGTGCACTTGAAGCCTCACCCCTGCTTAATTTGaaggttctctctctctctctctctctctctctctctatatatatatatatagagagttttactccaatagaaaccttcttatcctaaaaactaaaaaccaatctgaaatatcactaaatccttagcagataccactaaattcttaaacaaccccatctccacctccatcatTACCAAaaccacctccatcttcaccaacccacctccactaccaccacctccgtcgtcgcctccttcataaccactaccacctctatgaCGCCCGCCCcgtccataaccaccacctccatctccacctccacctccaccttcatctccattatttctctaacaacacaacctccacacctccatcttcaccatccCCATCTTAATCgatgcttcaacctccttcaaccatgttcatacttctttctccactcgactcaacttcaaacgcggagccgccactaatccggcaacgctccaacccccacTTCAAGCCGCtcaaacctccgctacaatcatccttcctccatcttcaccttcaccttcacctccaccatctccaccactatcaccaccatctgaattgaaaacatgaacagatctggagattttaagctggaacatatctggagattaaattttcactaattcctgcaacacatatcactaaatcctaaagagaatatcactaaattgtactgagaatatcactaacttgtattggtttctagtttttattttaaaattggtttctatttgatcattagcctatatatatatatatataggggtgggttctggtacaaacttacaaactttatgcgttcaacacatatataacttgatttcaacattttttatacatattttgttgaacatcgattaaaattgtgttggagaagtacataaactaatcaacacatatataacttgatttcaacattttttatacatattttgttgaacatcgattaaaattgtgttggagaagtacataaactaatttttcaatgtaagaactaagttaaacgtattatataactaatatttatgtttctagaccctacccaaaccccagaggtatagtttaagcatctttacagatatattcaacataatgataattagtgttctacacccgatgttgaaccccagttataaatgtgttgaaggCGCGGTTTATTTAcgcgttatttttaaaagttgtgatgttttttcaagaattttcaaaatggatattttctataactaaggattaacacgatgggagaataaaaaaaaagtttgtaagtttgtaacttaaaaaagtttttatttgatcctatccctatatatatatatatatatatatatatatatatatatatatatatatatatatatatatatatatataatctgtatgtatgtgtgtattcaACTGCACAACAAAGCACTAATATGCTCTTTCTGTTTAACGCTGTATG
This region includes:
- the LOC108206665 gene encoding DNA-directed RNA polymerase IV subunit 1 isoform X1, giving the protein MGHDQEEQVVTTGFVTGIKFDILTEKDAEMISVKEIEVPNDVVHPMLGLPNQTSSQCLTCEAEDVKTCEGHFGLINLPYTILHPYLISDVAKILNKICVGCKSERSRAKSADSSSTHKKPTHKKRERCKYCDGLRKDEYPRTIFKVSSKEVFGRTAIFAKINDRVFSRIETLASDYWNFLAEDTQQAGNALKPNERVLSHLQVHELLKEVDPKIVKEFVKDKKDLIFMNNFPVTPNSHRVNEFGGQVRFDELTRCYRKLANFEGSANELSTRVLDCFKMCKLRSEKVSTKMFNQNEEAAPNLSGLRFIKELILGKRSDHTFRMVVVGDPRIKVDEIGVPSHIADSMQISEQLNSLNWESLGLKILRKRDTYIRRDGRLARVTIKDDKLRIGDTVHRPLRDRDIVLINRPPSIHSHSLIALSVKILPTNSILSLNPLICSPFRGDFDGDCYHGFIPQSVDSRVELQELVALNKQLTNIQNGLNLISLTQDSLTAAQLVIEDGVLLNRSQMQQLQMFCPRSCQLQAPAIVKASSRKNCLKAASSDTFLWTGKQLFSLLLPQDFSYDCPSSAVKIMKGELISSKTASSWLRDTKGNLLYSLISHCQGEFLDFLHAAQGVLSEWLFMRGLSVSLADMYLSSDSHCRKNMIDEVSCGLREAELISSVKLLMVDSNLDFLVGSLEESETAMDFGAKHMFCDRQKSPALIQVSVSAFKQVFSKIQNLFYQYASEDNSFLAMIKAGSKKSNLTKAVQHAMCLGLQHSLVSLSFRIPQELSCEAWNSQKEEESIDPKDDHSKISKSYIPYAVVQSSFLSGLNPLESFVHSLTTRDASFGGHADISGTLTRRIMFFMRDLCMGYDGTVRSAYGNQVVQFSYYNNPTSSKNSPEEKLTDGACTMGGQPVGSWAACAISEAAYSALDLPISALEASPLLNLKEILECGNNKVNKTASLFFSKKLERWTYGFEYAALEVKSRLERLQFLDIVSTVMIMYSPCREAYVSPWVCQFHINKELAKRKQVKVQSIVKALYMKCNSTLVKSKVDLPDLQITCNSDSSEKNMATICINIRMVGIDENSSTQLETLEDMVLPFLLQTVIKGSSNVKKVDILWKDSSSLSTSHKGASGELYIRVHMSATCDRSRFWTVLMNDCLQIMDMIDWKRSYPDDIQAATSALGIDFAKSQFINKLASAISDTGKAVLPEHLYLVADCLSCTGEFVALSANGLARQRKQTSVSSPFTQACFSSPADCFVNAGKMGMMDNLQGSLDSLAWGNPPSLGTGAQFDILYSRKDHEVAKPEDIYNLLGSQVGARGQRVKVSRTHTDMSIKNLAKRSDLLRKDFKAKYFLSMSEELRLILHKYKINQQLSELDESIVVAALFFHPRSSEKIGSGLKEIKIGGSSKSSTSRCFHVVRTDGTIEDFSYHKCIHNGLKLIAPKSAETYRSRWLNGRV
- the LOC108206665 gene encoding DNA-directed RNA polymerase IV subunit 1 isoform X2, whose amino-acid sequence is MGHDQEEQVVTTGFVTGIKFDILTEKDAEMISVKEIEVPNDVVHPMLGLPNQTSSQCLTCEAEDVKTCEGHFGLINLPYTILHPYLISDVAKILNKICVGCKSERSRAKSADSSSTHKKPTHKKRERCKYCDGLRKDEYPRTIFKVSSKEVFGRTAIFAKINDRVFSRIETLASDYWNFLAEDTQQAGNALKPNERVLSHLQVHELLKEVDPKIVKEFVKDKKDLIFMNNFPVTPNSHRVNEFGGQVRFDELTRCYRKLANFEGSANELSTRVLDCFKMCKLRSEKVSTKMFNQNEEAAPNLSGLRFIKELILGKRSDHTFRMVVVGDPRIKVDEIGVPSHIADSMQISEQLNSLNWESLGLKILRKRDTYIRRDGRLARVTIKDDKLRIGDTVHRPLRDRDIVLINRPPSIHSHSLIALSVKILPTNSILSLNPLICSPFRGDFDGDCYHGFIPQSVDSRVELQELVALNKQLTNIQNGLNLISLTQDSLTAAQLVIEDGVLLNRSQMQQLQMFCPRSCQLQAPAIVKASSRKNCLKAASSDTFLWTGKQLFSLLLPQDFSYDCPSSAVKIMKGELISSKTASSWLRDTKGNLLYSLISHCQGEFLDFLHAAQGVLSEWLFMRGLSVSLADMYLSSDSHCRKNMIDEVSCGLREAELISSVKLLMVDSNLDFLVGSLEESETAMDFGAKHMFCDRQKSPALIQVSVSAFKQVFSKIQNLFYQYASEDNSFLAMIKAGSKKSNLTKAVQHAMCLGLQHSLVSLSFRIPQELSCEAWNSQKEEESIDPKDDHSKISKSYIPYAVVQSSFLSGLNPLESFVHSLTTRDASFGGHADISGTLTRRIMFFMRDLCMGYDGTVRSAYGNQVVQFSYYNNPTSSKNSPEEKLTDGACTMGGQPVGSWAACAISEAAYSALDLPISALEASPLLNLKEILECGNNKVNKTASLFFSKKLERWTYGFEYAALEVKSRLERLQFLDIVSTVMIMYSPCREAYVSPWVCQFHINKELAKRKQVKVQSIVKALYMKCNSTLVKSKVDLPDLQITCNDSSEKNMATICINIRMVGIDENSSTQLETLEDMVLPFLLQTVIKGSSNVKKVDILWKDSSSLSTSHKGASGELYIRVHMSATCDRSRFWTVLMNDCLQIMDMIDWKRSYPDDIQAATSALGIDFAKSQFINKLASAISDTGKAVLPEHLYLVADCLSCTGEFVALSANGLARQRKQTSVSSPFTQACFSSPADCFVNAGKMGMMDNLQGSLDSLAWGNPPSLGTGAQFDILYSRKDHEVAKPEDIYNLLGSQVGARGQRVKVSRTHTDMSIKNLAKRSDLLRKDFKAKYFLSMSEELRLILHKYKINQQLSELDESIVVAALFFHPRSSEKIGSGLKEIKIGGSSKSSTSRCFHVVRTDGTIEDFSYHKCIHNGLKLIAPKSAETYRSRWLNGRV